GCAGATATTTAGTAATGCAATGGACTATTTAGGCTCCTTACATGTCTTTCATAAAAATTCGGTGTTCCAGTTGGTGGGCTTGGAAAATCTTTCATGAGATTGTATGTTTGTCCATGTGGTTCTTCCCAAGAATGAACTTTCCTACCAAAGAGCTTGCCCTTAAGTATGAAACTATAACTAAAGCTGGAAACCTTTCGCCTAAGGTTGAATTTCTCTTTTTGCCGTTTCTTGACATTCAATGTGACCTTCTCAATAGCTTCATGCTGTCTTCTAATATGGGCCCCTGTCAGCATATGTCGGTCCTCTAGGAGGAGCTTTCCAAATGATGTTGCGGACACAGGAGCGGACAAAGATCTAATTAGGCTCCTAGGAGATAGTTCCTGCTCAAGCATGTCATTGCCATGATCCCGTCTGAAAGATCTGTTGTGCATGTTTAATTCACCTTTCATATTGTCCAGATTTGTTGCTTTATCTCCCGTATTAGAAGTATACCTCATTTCTTCAGAGCTGCACGTTTCATTATTCAGTTCCATCGATCTAGAGCTTCCACGAGCAAGCCTGTGCACACCATGAGATGTTTCTTGCTTGAGGACATTCCTGAACCTTTCTGTCAAAAACTTCCTTGTATCTCGATTGACAAACTCAGGAGAACTCTCCCCATTGGAATGAATATCACTTCTATAAGACCTGGTGGATTCTGATCGAGATAATGTTGTTCCAAAGTCCCTAGTAACACTCTCCCTAGCATGTTTTGCAATAGATTGAGCTATTTGCTTCGCATCTGGTGACCTTTCACTATAAGGGGTCTCAATCCCTCCTCCCCTGACAGTAGTGCTCCTCTTGGAATTCATTCCTTGCAATTCACAGTTCAGTCTTTCCTTGACCTCCTCAAGAAATTCTTCTATGCTACCCCTATCTTCAGAAATGCCCGGAGAACTGGCCCACGAATTCTCATTAGTCACTATCCTTTCAGGACCAGGCCTCAGAATTACTATCTTTGTAGGAGCTGGAGCAACATCAGGTCGGCGATAAGAATTTGTCAGAGGATGATTCTGAAAATCGGGGTTCGGTATAACTTCCTTAACACAGTAGGTCTTATTTTGTGCAGGTGCAgaaaattcatttatatttttctgatGCTTCAAAAGGCCTCTTTCCCAGGGATTCACTGCTACTGTATGCCCTCTAAGCTCTGTAGGTTTCTCAGAAGCTGCGGTTCTCATTGAATTTGCATAAAGAGTCAACTTTTCCTTGTTCAGGCTTTGCTGTGCTAACCATTGACTCGGACTGGTGCCATGTTCAACAAACTTTGAACATTCCTTGAACCTTGCTGCTTGCCATGcttcaaaatcttttttgaaCTTCTGTAGTTCCTCCTCCTGAGGATGTTCACGAggtttatatttgtttggttttcGGCTATCAATCTGTCGGTCAGAGTCACATGATTCATCATGGTTAAAGGGAATTGAGATTTTCTGTCTGGAGGACTGGGTTGCATGATCAATGGAAACCTTTCTCAACCATTCCTCTTTAGAAGGGTTCCCATCcttcatttcattctttttctctacATGCTTTGGTAATGGTCTTCTTGTATCTAACGGTAACGTATCAACTCCCATTAGACGTGCAACCACACTAGGTGCATTATGTCCTGTGTTTGGTCTTCTAGCTATTTCTTCACTGATCAGTTTCTTCATTGGAGCCTCGTACCCGTAACAGTTCTTCTCTTGCCAATCAATCATCTGATAAGCGCACTGCATTCAAATATGGAATGAGTTTGCATAGGATCAAACAAGTAAGAAGGAATCATTTCAACTCTCAGGACAATTCAGAAGCCTGATTTAATTCTTGCAGTGTACCAAATAATACATGAAGATTTTGAGAGGCCAGAAGTTGAAAAACCAAATTAGGTAGAGATtacaagaaaatacataatgcacaatattattttagttaagaaATGCCTGTGTTTTCTAAGTCTAGACAGGTATAGATAATGGTACAACTGCTGCACATCGAAGCAAATTTCAAGTAGCAGCTGTGGAGTTCTCTGTCACCCTGACCTTGCAAAATTTGCCACTCTATAAGACCATAGTTACAAGGATTACATGAGGCAGGAGAAATCCTACACTTCAGGTTATAGCATTTTATCAAATGTAAATGTCTTAATCCTTTCTTTCAGTGCTCGATGTGCTAAGAGTATTCCAACATCAGATAAAAGAATTTGCACATGACATAATAAAACGTTTACCTGTGCTTTGTCCCCTCCAGCATAGAACCATTGAGACGCTTCAACAGGAAGCTCCAAGCTATTTCTAGGAGTATCGACACCTGCACaatagatgaatgaatcatcatATTTTCTGTTGGTTTTGGGggggaaaaagaagaagatatatcTATATCCCCTCTGTCCCAATTAAATGCTAATGTTGTGCTTATATATAACAGGTAATCTAACAAATTCTTCGTACTGTCATAGTTGCTTAAGTAGAAGCAAAAATCATTGCGTAACAGGACTTGAATGACTAAGCTAAGAATGATGTTGAGCATAATGAAGTAAACTAATTCAGGATCCCCCCTGACCCTTCAAAGGGTGCATTCCTCATGACAAATCATAGGCAAAATTCATCAAACATTTATCAAAAGGCTGTTAACTTGAGCAACTAATGAACATCTTGCCAACATCACTAGTTTCGACAATATCATTCTCGTGATGCAACTAGAGAACGAAAACACTTACCACCATGTCTTTTTTGTGAAAGAAACTTCCTTGCCATCCCTCCTTGATCAAAATCAATGAGATCCAACAAGCTTCTCATGCAGCAGAAAATCCCAACTTGCACAATAATCCTAAAGAGCTAGTAACTCCATGTCTAGTCCACACCCTGCAGACACAATAATATCAATTGACGATTCTTCCCAGCAGACAACGTTGTTTCAACGAAAAAAAGAAGATTTCATATAGCATTCTTACTGAAGTATAACCAACAgatatcatattcataaaacAGAACCTTTCTTGTCATAGTCTAATAACATTTAAAGGTAGAAAacaaattcaattcatataaatcATAGGCACTACTATCCTTGAAAGCCCCAATCAGATTTTTTccacaaaatcataaataaaaaaaaaacagagaaaatCTATATGTAAATTTAgccaaaaaaatcaacaaattgtAGTACTAATAAAATGGTTTTGCTCTTGAAAGTGGAATATATGAGGGAATTTCTTACTCCTGATCTAATTCAGCAAAGagtaattattttgttaattgcTGGACTCATCTTAGGCATTCATAACTCAGCAAACAAACTTTATCAGatagaaagaaacaaaaaaaaaaggggattACTAGACAACACAAAGTAGCAGCCATAGAACAAACTTATAAACCATTTAAGATTCAACCCCACTACAAAATTAGACATTGTTAAACAAATTTCAACATTAAATCAGCCATTCCATGTTATAAAAATCCCAACTTTGcaaatttttttcaagaaaaactaGCAGAGGAGAGAAGGGTACAAGTCAAAATCAAGTTTTTATCTTTCCTCGTGATCAAAGATCCAAGAAACATGAAAAcaatgagagagagagaaaaaaagaacaaaccATCATTTCAACTTTCAATAACCATAGAAAAAGTTTTCATCAAAAAACTCAAGCTTGTTTGAAGAAAcagagaaaattattattaaaaaaaaaaaaaagaggaatgTATGTGTATTGACAGAGAGAAAAGCTGTTTGTAAGAGCTGGAGTTGACgtttagttttttttcaagaagaagaagaaagtggAGAGTAACGAAAGggataaaaataatacaaaggacaattattaatgaatgaattgaaaagaagaagaaaaagtagtACAGTTGATACTTTTTAGCATGAGAGACTCCATCTCTGGAAAAAAATACAACTCTCCAAAAAGCTAACTCCCCTTATTTTCTCACTGCTCTCATTAtatctcattattatttttatctcaatttatatcATATGATTTACTATTCGAATTTTTTACACTATCGActgttttaataataatttagaaatatgaataaatttcagtcaagaatatttttatttgaataatttgcgtatataaaatgtatatgaataattgtagtaatatttttcttatttaactttgtaaatttaaattatgtcaCCATAAATTGaataaaggaaatattattattgtcattccaAATTCCATAATTATATGATAAATCTTTTTCATTTCGACATATTTCAAGATGTACTATACCAATTTGTCAAATATCGTTTTATATAATCTACCATATTTatcagttttttaaaaatatttattttattctttaaatattttttttttgttgttgtttcttttGCTTGGATTCTCCTATTATTGGTTGTTTTTaatgttctttttttaatttattgtacagtattttattttcatatttgattttaataattCTTAACTGAATCGAATATTTATCGAGGACATGTCTTTTACCGTTATAAGTAAGAATAAGAATGtataaatattgttgttgtataacttttacatttatttttactaatcaAATTTCAGTTAAAATGTAGTATCTTTAGTTAAGTATCCAATATTGCTTTAGTATTctctttttaatattaatttgtaaaatataaaagtgaAATTAGTACTATAATTGGGGGTTAATAATCAGTTTTTCCTTGGTAATGGAGATGTATCACGTATGTATGGTTTTGGAATCAAGTAGCACGTACTCAAAAGATTTTACCAACaaaccaaattaaaataaataatcaagtaacacctaaattttgatatttaaaatttataaatcgcgataatgatattttcaaaaataaaaattaaagatggaAAAATTGTAAACTTTCTTTATTGTTTACGTGATTTCAGAAAACAATCCTTTCACtacaatttttctcttaattatatgatgaaatattagCCAACTAAAATCTCATGAAGATGtgtatttaaattatgtttaatttttttgtttgaccACGAGACAtgtattcataaaaaaataaaaatcatatattatattcatttttatgatGCGGTTAGGTGTAGAAAATGGATCCATCCTTgcccaataaaaaaaattaattaaattttcctTGACAGAATGATTCTGATAgacattaaattatataatatttgatgCTTAAGACGGCAAcctatttttttaagaaattacaTGATTTAGTGGCCATGTgagatttaattatttaatttcatcaTAGTTTGTTGAGTACCAATACAAGAGAACTATCAATTTCTTAGTATATAAAATTccaacctaaaaaaaaaaactaatctaAACATAATACATTTTATTAGTGATAATTAATTCCTAGATATATCAACCATTACTaatttatttcttcaaaaaaaaatttcagaaaataaattttgattttttcctcgataaaataaatacttaaattCTATTATGAGTGTAAACTTGTAAATGAACCAAATTATAAAGTACGTGATGCAACAACAATTTAATTGTGTTTATAATAACTCAAGTtgttcttctctctttttcttttttggttggACAAATCTGCCAACAAATAAGAAAAGGGGGAATTGATTTAAATAGACATTAATTAGGACACTAATTAAATTGCGTATTTTGCAGTTCAATGTTTTAAAAGTCCATCCATTTAATTACATCAACCTAAACTCTTCAATTGtttcattagaaaaaaaaataggttaATGCTAAATAGCTAGAAAATTTGGAAtcagaaattttataaatttataatatttttttattttaaaataaattattatttttttcattttttaaatatgttaaaattaaaaggctaaaaatatttaaaaagatgaaaaaacatatttatttcatcaatcaaATTCTGATCAAATTTgttgaatgaattttttttttccaataattattactcttttcatctttttttacttgtctaattttaaattaatacacgaaaaataattaatgacgtGATAAGTTTGGGTTGGTTGTTTGTGTGCGCAGATAACATAAATACTAGTCTTAAATGCTATCCAAAAACTGTCATTATAACggaatttcctttttttttcttgtaaattgtaaaagaaaaacattataGTATTCATCATATGATAATTTCCCAAACAAACATAAACAGGCACACCTCATAATTCCCACATACTTTTGCCCCTCCATTTGGGGCCTTAACACACACTACCCTACTTCCTCCGCTCGTTCACAATTGTTTGTcagaataaaattatatataaattgtatttaactaatataattttactatatcaaaagtgtatataattttttaaattgaataaaatggAGTAGTAATTAAGGGCAAAATTAGGGGGGGAggggaaaaaattaattacttctTAATTGTTTCAATTGACGATTAATCTTGGAcatgtatttttaatatatctgtCAAACAATTGTGGATGGAGGGAGTACTTCTCTagactttattctttctttctatttctgTTTATATATTGTCCTTaaaaattgatgttctttagTACTCTCTTTGTCCCTATTTAATTGTCTATTTTAGAAATGATacacatattaagataacaatTATTAGCATAGTGAAGTTACAATTTTACCTTATTAATTATGGTTTCataaaacatgaattaaaacttagaaattttcaagatgtttaaatgaggatataatagaaaaaaatttgttattctctcttaatttatcaaaatggaTAAGTAAATAGGGACGGAAGGAGTACTTCACCCCATCCATTTTTAGTTgtcatattttctatttttaaagttaaaattatataaattttaattaacattttaagatatattttttcatcatatttatatgtaaaaattaacaatttatagtacttttaatatagattttgaatatcttaattttttgtttaaaatatcgaattaatttaatctaatttaacttgaaaataagtcaaatttacTTTCAAAAAACacacataacaaataaaaatggacgAAGAaagtaacatattatttttacttcttaGTGCCGGGTTCAAATTTATAACATTAGAACATCAGCGAAGCAAAGAtttttaacaagaaaattaaaatttgaagaattaaatATACGAACTAACAAaacaaattcaacatctattttatatatatataaaaacaaaatgtaACTGAATTAGTTGGGCCATTTAGGCACGTAGTTTGACTAATTAAATTCCCCTCACCATAGTCAAATTAGCCCCAACGTGGATTCATCATGACAAACATttcatcattaattaattaatacttacTGAActataattacataaattgattttaataaagtaatatgtacatgtattttatataaaaaagaaatatcatCTTTACCTAACCTCATGTATCTccccaaattatatataatccaaaaaaaaaaaagcataagaTGATTATTGTACTAGCAATTCCCCTTTCCCTACCACAAGATATTTTTCTAATTCATTATAAATATACCTTGTATGTGTAGTCGGTATCAAAAATTGCAACATTTAAAGGCTTTAATTGTTTGTTTTAAAGCAGTAACATCATTGATAACAATAGTTGCAAACGATAGAAATATTAtactttctattttttcaactACGAGGATAGAtggtttgtttttttatttattttgtgttcgATGTTTCTCAATCAGTTTGAATCGCACACTGTAGGGGTGACACTCCTAACATGGTTTTTTCTATACATAGAACTCAACAGTGGCGTACCCACTTTTACTAAAGGGGTGTCGAGCAACACCCTCCGTCGgaaaattacattgtatatacatattaaattttgatttagtaaatatatatgtaagcATTGACACCTCTTGACACAAGTTAAATATTTAGATCGATAGTTATAGTATTATGAAAATTCTTTAAAGTGGTTCTAGTCATACTATcctcataattatattttttactacAACTATTAACACCCCTTAATAACAATCCTGGGTACGCTACTGAAACTCAAAGCTCAGATATCTAATTAAAAACAGAGTTATTTCACTAATACATTACAAGTTTTTTCTCATATTAATATTAGGTAGTTAATTGGTCGAAAACATTTGATGGAAAGAATTCCACATGGACTCGAGCTTCCTAATTTTTCTTTGAGCAATTCTCCTTTGTTTGAGCTAATCTTTGAAACgctaattaatatttaatgtagAAAACCTAATTTGATGACAATCatgttatattatgattaaatgtgAGGTGCACGTGCATTCGGTAATttccaaaaaattatatgtatatatgtatatctattttgaaaaactCGTAGAAATTAAGATATAGTTAATAGTGCATCCATAGAAAACATAGAAGTGCCCTTGCGCAATTGGTATAAGCTAGAGATACAACCCTCTAGATCAAGGTTTGAATTCCACTTAAATCtgtttgtattttatgtttagCTTAAACCTTATATTTGAGCTTTGTTTATATTGGTACACCCAAAACCATCAAATCTTGAATTCGCCTCTGAATGTGAGGAATACAATATCGAATTaagataattaataaaattatttagtgaatatatttttgatagatatatagctaattattaattaaactatttatatatataatttcaacaTTGCCTTCTTTAAACACATGCTGGAAAAAGAGCTATCGAGAAGGTCATATTTTGTCACTCAATTATTTTGTATCtcgaaaataataatttcatataaatatcCTTCATTCATGAGATAAAAACAATATTACttaaactataaatataaataattaatacgaaaaaaccaaataatttcatttatttactttttgacTTATAATTGCTAGTAAGATCGTCCTCATAGTGGACTTCGCCACCTTCCTTCACGCAAGACATTTTAGTAtcttttatatcaattttttttaaaaaaaaaaaaaatcacacaaAAAGTTACGCAATACATGATGAAGGAATAACTAAATTTTATTAGtgtgaaattaataattataagacATTATTTAACGTGTATAATTTAATCATTAAATCAtgttatgttgttattttttgaaattctgaAATAATTTGCAGTTGCTATCACCTCTACCCCTTTGGGTGAGAACCGAATAAACTCTCACTCCTATGTAACAATATACAAACCATACAGCTCGACTCAGAAGGCATTAAGGAAAGATCAATCCCAGGTCATTTGTGTATAAACACCTTTCAAATCATGTtctcataattaaattttattaatttggatataAATAATATTCGGTTGCAAAGTAAATGTTTTTCACGTTTACCTTTATAGCACAACTAGGCATGAGTTGGGTGAGGCATATTTTGGATGTTCGCGTTTACCTTTTgtcatattttccttttaaatcaTGTCAATAATGTTTGTATTTTGGACACATTATTTATGgctaatatatacaaaaaaaaaaaattaaatttgaaaacttaTATATACGGACATTATTGAACTAATAACAGAAGTTACCCATCATGTTTATAAACTTCTTATCTTTGTCTGTTCATTTGTGTAGTATCAAAACAATAAAGTTTGAAATGAACTCTAGCAAAATTAACATTCAAAGAATAAgacttaaaattgaattaaattgaaCCACAAAACTATAACGTGATAAGCTTTAAGGACTATAATGTTCAAGAAAACTACATGAGGCACAAAAAACAAGGTTAAAAGAGTAGACAAAGAGTAGGCCATCAATCATATGAGTATTGCGATGTAGTGATAAGCATTTcgttatttttaatcaaatatttggATTTGAGCCCTTCTGGATATAAAGTTGTCCTTATTTTGTTAGGTATCAATTTACCTTGGCCCCTAGCCCTCCCTAATTAGTTTGAGGGACTTCCTCGACACATACTCAAATACAGACACCAAACACTAAAcgtgaaaagagaaaaaaaggaataGACAAGGTTGAATTAGGTCCCAATGAGTTTCAAAAGTTGGGGTTACATGATTGTAATATtagacaaaaatataaaagttaggAGGCCATTACTATATGATGaccccaaaaaaaaatgaagtaacTCGAGGGGGGATGTGGGGGAAGGGGGCAAACCCTATCACTTACAACTCATGAAGAAGAGGATGATAGCTTTATGTGGggcttaatttttttcttacaacAAAAGTTAGAACAAAGGAATCCTTATCAAATAATGATGGTTCAAAGGCAAGTGTCATGTGCATGCAATGGACTTTAAAGCCATGaaataaagcaataaaaaaagaaaaaaaatccc
This window of the Solanum pennellii chromosome 2, SPENNV200 genome carries:
- the LOC107010219 gene encoding uncharacterized protein LOC107010219, which produces MRSLLDLIDFDQGGMARKFLSQKRHGGVDTPRNSLELPVEASQWFYAGGDKAQCAYQMIDWQEKNCYGYEAPMKKLISEEIARRPNTGHNAPSVVARLMGVDTLPLDTRRPLPKHVEKKNEMKDGNPSKEEWLRKVSIDHATQSSRQKISIPFNHDESCDSDRQIDSRKPNKYKPREHPQEEELQKFKKDFEAWQAARFKECSKFVEHGTSPSQWLAQQSLNKEKLTLYANSMRTAASEKPTELRGHTVAVNPWERGLLKHQKNINEFSAPAQNKTYCVKEVIPNPDFQNHPLTNSYRRPDVAPAPTKIVILRPGPERIVTNENSWASSPGISEDRGSIEEFLEEVKERLNCELQGMNSKRSTTVRGGGIETPYSERSPDAKQIAQSIAKHARESVTRDFGTTLSRSESTRSYRSDIHSNGESSPEFVNRDTRKFLTERFRNVLKQETSHGVHRLARGSSRSMELNNETCSSEEMRYTSNTGDKATNLDNMKGELNMHNRSFRRDHGNDMLEQELSPRSLIRSLSAPVSATSFGKLLLEDRHMLTGAHIRRQHEAIEKVTLNVKKRQKEKFNLRRKVSSFSYSFILKGKLFGRKVHSWEEPHGQTYNLMKDFPSPPTGTPNFYERHENPTEVPPSPASVCSSINEEYWRQTDYLTPSITSDVPALDDSEMPRVFRDISSNLNELRRQLNQLDTYDSEETMIDEQAVEEEMLEIEDQAEAYIRELLIASGLYDGSRDKYISRWDPLGKPISNQVFEEVEESYKQLTKDEEGYTKDQLQKINHKLLCDMLNEALPSILGVPSTMSRFMKHAVGPMPRPPQGKKLLERAWDIVGVYVHPPWDRAFQSLDNIVARDLSSTPWSGLIDEDVNALGKDMECQIIGDLIQEMIKDMLS